A window of Lepidochelys kempii isolate rLepKem1 chromosome 1, rLepKem1.hap2, whole genome shotgun sequence contains these coding sequences:
- the ARF5 gene encoding ADP-ribosylation factor 5 gives MGLTVSAIFSRIFGKKQMRILMVGLDAAGKTTILYKLKLGEIVTTIPTIGFNVETVEYKNICFTVWDVGGQDKIRPLWRHYFQNTQGLIFVVDSNDRERVQESADELQKMLQEDELRDAVLLVFANKQDMPNAMAVSELTDKLGLQTLRSRTWYVQATCATQGTGLYDGLDWLSHELSKR, from the exons ATGGGCCTCACGGTCTCCGCCATCTTCTCTCGGATCTTCGGCAAGAAGCAGATGCGGATTCTCATGG TCGGCTTGGACGCTGCTGGTAAAACCACCATCCTTTACAAGCTAAAGCTGGGTGAGATCGTCACCACCATCCCCACCATTG GATTCAATGTCGAGACGGTGGAATACAAGAACATCTGCTTCACCGTCTGGGATGTAGGTGGCCAGGACAAAATCCGACCCCTGTGGAGACACTACTTCCAGAACACGCAG GGCCTCATATTTGTTGTGGACAGCAATGACCGAGAGAGAGTGCAGGAGTCTGCAGATGAGCTACAGAAGATG CTGCAGGAGGATGAGCTGCGGGATGCGGTCTTGCTGGTGTTTGCTAACAAGCAGGATATGCCCAATGCCATGGCAGTGAGTGAGCTGACAGACAAGCTGGGCCTGCAGACACTCCGCAGCAGAACC TGGTACGTGCAGGCAACTTGTGCAACCCAGGGCACCGGTCTCTATGACGGACTGGACTGGCTATCGCACGAGCTCTCCAAGCGCTAG
- the GCC1 gene encoding GRIP and coiled-coil domain-containing protein 1 has protein sequence MEKFGMNFGGGPSKKDLLETIETQKKQLLQYQTRLKDVVRAYKSLLKEKEALEASLKVLSVSHETDVGLSGAHLADIASTSVSFADSADDRSSVHSEDSMGTATSVDTAASLTSAKGELGTEDEKTAAGASLLKSEEASGSESGVSSGSGDVPVAANEADKRVLQLKTQLATLTSSLATVTQEKSRMEASYLADKKKMKQDLDEASKKAEEDRSKLEAEMKCVQEQLAETKARLITQQHDRAQEQSDHAVMLRELQKLLQSERTLRQDVELKLEETREALAGRVYVADRVEESELQTKQLSRVVEELKRELQAVQEENSKPDPQLQELQDEIVSLKSHFQAQLLQEMRKTAQAEEQLHQHAQMEERRVASLESQVSEVSELLGTYEKAKQKDQMTIQKLKDRIVQLDLENKTLAIAASSRSPMDIHTEEASLDVNVLKDKMEKLKKLLQMAAKKSQPTLDIEKLCELELPKGTEAGDGEKATALYYQQELKQLKEEFERYKMRAQVVLKNKSAKDVNLAKELEDTQEQLAELKEKYIALRLSCEEMEKQHKQEMEAKKQEVSHLQQVHRQDLEKCGLDYRERALKLEEEMHKQRDRALAVLSEKDQELEQLRSLAIPYGLQGSKNYLAPGSDMSSDDLMGAVSSENLTQALHLAAANEPTFFLYAEQLARKEVEIVALRKQKHKLEKEVHQLQERLLVEEEKHREEVSTLQDHIQKNLRDKSREGANLEYLKNIVYRFLTLPDSLGRQQTLTAILTILHFSPEEKQVIMRHSANSSWWLSGKR, from the exons ATGGAGAAGTTTGGCATGAACTTTGGGGGTGGTCCTAGTAAAAAAGATCTTCTGGAGACTATTGAAACTCAGAAGAAACAGCTTCTTCAGTACCAGACTCGCTTGAAGGATGTTGTTAGAGCCTACAAGAGCCTGCTCAAGGAGAAGGAAGCCTTGGAAGCTAGCTTAAAAGTGTTGTCCGTGTCTCATGAGACAGACGTTGGCCTGAGTGGAGCTCACCTTGCAGACATTGCCAGCACCAGTGTTTCCTTTGCTGACTCTGCTGATGACAGGAGTTCTGTTCATAGTGAAGACAGCATGGGGACAGCTACAAGTGTGGACACTGCTGCCAGCTTGACCAGTGCCAAGGGTGAACTGGGGACAGAAGATGAGAAAACAGCAGCTGGGGCCTCCCTTCTGAAATCGGAGGAGGCGAGTGGGTCAGAGAGCGGCGtcagctctggcagtggggatgTGCCGGTCGCTGCTAATGAGGCTGACAAAAGAGTGCTCCAGCTGAAGACTCAGCTGGCCACCTTGACCAGCTCCCTGGCTACAGTCACCCAGGAGAAATCCCGCATGGAAGCCTCATACCTAGCagacaagaaaaaaatgaagcaGGACCTGGATGAGGCCAGTAAAAAGGCTGAAGAAGACAGGAGCAAGTTGGAGGCAGAAATGAAGTGTGTCCAGGAACAGCTGGCAGAAACCAAAGCTCGTCTAATCACACAGCAACATGACCGGGCCCAGGAACAGAGTGACCATGCCGTTATGCTGCGGGAGCTACAGAAGCTGCTGCAAAGTGAGAGGACCTTGCGCCAGGATGTGGAGCTAAAGCTGGAGGAGACCAGGGAAGCACTGGCTGGAAGGGTGTATGTGGCTGACCGTGTGGAAGAGTCTGAACTGCAAACCAAGCAGCTGAGCAGGGTGGTGGAGGAGCTGAAGAGAGAACTGCAGGCTGTGCAGGAAGAGAACAGcaagccagatccccagctgcagGAGCTTCAGGATGAGATTGTCAGCCTCAAGAGTCACTTTCAAGCACAGCTGCTGCAAGAGATGAGAAAG ACTGCACAGGCAGAAGAGCAGCTCCATCAGCATGCCCAGATGGAGGAACGTCGAGTGGCCAGCTTGGAGAGCCAGGTCTCTGAGGTGTCAGAGCTGCTTGGCACTTAtgaaaaagccaaacaaaaagaCCAAATGACTATTCAGAAATTAAAGGACCGCATTGTGCAGCTAGACCTGGAAAACAAGACTCTGGCCATCGCTGCTTCCAGCCGATCCCCAATGGACATTCACACTGAGGAAGCCAGCCTGGATGTTAATGTTCTGAAAGACAAAATGGAAAAGCTGAAGAAGCTGCTGCAGATGGCAGCCAAGAAGAGCCAGCCCACCCTGGACATAGAGAAGCTCTGTGAGTTGGAGCTGCCAAAGGGCactgaggctggggatggggagaaggcTACTGCTCTGTATTACCAACAAGAGCTGAAGCAACTGAAGGAGGAATTTGAAAGGTACAAGATGAGAGCACAAGTGGTCCTCAAGAATAAGTCAGCCAAAGATGTCAACTTGGCCAAAGAGCTAGAGGACACCCAGGAACAGCTGGCTGAGCTGAAGGAGAAATACATTGCACTTCGGCTCTCCTGTGAAGAGATGGAGAAGCAACACAAGCAAGAAATGGAAGCCAAGAAGCAAGAGGTGTCCCACCTGCAGCAGGTCCACAGGCAGGACCTAGAGAAATGCGGGCTGGATTACAGGGAAAGAGCACTAAAGCTGGAGGAAGAGATGCACAAGCAGCgggacagagccctggctgtgctgtcgGAAAAGGACCAAGAGCTGGAGCAGTTGAGGTCTCTAGCCATACCTTATGGGCTTCAAGGATCCAAAAATTACCTAGCACCAGGGAGTGACATGAGCAGTGATGATTTAATGGGTGCAGTCTCTTCTGAGAACCTCACCCAGGCTCTGCATCTTGCTGCCGCCAATGAGCCCACTTTCTTTCTGTATGCAGAGCAGCTGGCCCGGAAAGAGGTAGAAATTGTAGCCTTAAGGAAGCAGAAGCACAAACTGGAGAAGGAAGTTCACCAGCTCCAGGAGAGACTTTTGGTTGAGGAAGAGAAGCATAGGGAAGAGGTATCCACCCTTCAAGACCATATCCAGAAGAACTTAAGGGATAAGAGCAGAGAGGGAGCCAACCTGGAATATCTCAAGAACATTGTCTATCGGTTCTTGACCTTGCCAGACTCACTGGGCCGTCAGCAGACTCTAACTGCCATATTGACTATACTGCACTTCAGTCCAGAGGAGAAGCAGGTTATTATGAGACATTCAGCCAACAGCAGTTGGTGGCTTTCTGGGAAGAGATGA